The Methylomarinum sp. Ch1-1 genome contains the following window.
CCCGACAGTCCGCCGGTCACCCCTTTCACCGAACCCTTGTTCATTCCCGATGCCTTGAGCCCGGTCAATCCGGCCAGTTTGACCACGCCCCCCGATCCCAACCGTCATCAACGCTTCGATGAATTTCAACCGATCAAATATTACGAGCAACGCATCACCGAAGGCTACTGGAATTATCATTCCGAGCTAACCCAATTAACCCCCAATCAATCAGGCTCCTTGGCCTGGATGTACAACGGCAGCACCCCGGGTGAAACCTTGGTGGCCCGCTATGGCGAACCGGTTTTCGTCCGTCGCTACAATGATTTACCGACGGCCGACCAAATCCAGATGCCGATCGGTTATCCGGCCATCAGCACCCATTTGCATAACGCTCACACCGCCTCCGAGAGCGATGGCTATCCGATGGATTTCGCCGAACCAGGCCAGTTCTGGGACCATCATTATGCGATGATGTATGCCCGCAACGACCCGAATGAAGCCTTGGCCAGCCTCTGGTATCACGATCACATGATCGACTTTACCGCGACCAACGTCTATGCGGGTTTATCCGGCATGGCCATTTTTTATGACCATATCGACTCCGGCGATGAAAACGACAAGCATCCCCACGCGCTGCGACTGCCCGGCAACATGCGCTTCGGCGGCGCGCCCGGCTCTGCCAATGGCTACGACATTTCATTGATTCTGCATGACGTCCGTTTCGACAGCTCTGGCAATCCGGCTTATAACGTATTCGACACCGACGGCCACTTGGGCGACCTGATTACCGTCAACCGAAAAGTCATGCCGTATCTGAATGTGGAGCGTCGTAAATATCGTTTCCGTATCTATGACGGCGGGCCCTCCCGTTTCTACGAATTGCAACTGGGCGACGGCGATCCGTTTTTCATCATTTCCAACGACGGCAACCTGCTGGAAGAACCGGTCGAAGCCACCAGCATCGTCTTAGGCCCGGCCAACCGCCAGGATGTCATCATCGACTTCTCCCGCTACAGTCCCGGACAAACGGTCGAGTTTTTCAACGTCATGGAGCAAATCAACGGTCAAGGTCCCTCCGGGCGCCGTTTGGACGGCCCTAGCCGCATGAATGTCATGCAATTCAGGATCATCGACAGCAATGTCGAGGATAACAGCCAAATCCCAGACTTCATGCGAAAACTGCCGCCTATCAATCTGAATGAAGTCGTCGCGGAACGCGAATGGGTGTTCGATCATGATATGGGGCTTTGGACCGTCAACGGCAGCTTCATGGATCCGACCATCATTTCGGCTGCGCCAAGACAGGGAACCGCCGAGATCTGGCATTTCCGCAATGCCGGCAGCTCTTGGGCGCATCCGTGTCACGTTCACTTCGAAGAATTTCAGGTTTTGGAATGGAACGGCAAAAAACCGACCGGCGTCTTGCGTTCACGCAAAGACGTGGCGACATTAGGGCCAAACGATCATGCCAAGGTGTTCTATCGCTTCGACGATTTCGTCGGCCGCTATGTCATCCATTGTCACAACAATGTCCATGAAGACAACGCCATGATGCTGCGCTGGGATATCACGCCAGGCTAGTTCCACTGACACGCATCGATCCAGACCCAACAAATTTATTTAGGAATTCATCATGAACAGTAGAAGAACATTTCTTGCCACTGCGGCTCTGAGTGTGCCAGCCTTAGCCGGCGCGGCGAGTGGAGCCGGCAACCTAGCCAATAATCCGGCTTTCAAAGACTGCCCGCGCGCTAACGGTGGCCCCAACGCCCATCGCTTCCCCCAAGTGATCGTTCAGGACCAACACAAGCAAAAAGCCTGGTTTTACGAACAGCTGATCAACAACAAGCTGGTATTGATCAACTTCACTTCGGTAAAAAGCGAAAAACGCTATCCGATCATCGGCAATCTGGTCAGAGTCCAAGACATGCTGGCGGATCGATTAGGCGATGATGTCAATATGTACACCATTTCTACCGATCCCTACCACGACACTCCCGAAGCGCTGCAACAACTGGCCGAGAGCCATGGCGCACAATGGAAATTCCTGACCGGCCAGCCGGACGATATCCGTGAGATACTCCATGCTTTTGGCGTACACGGCAGCATTAACGGACTGACCTGGATCGGCAACGAAAAAACCGGACGCTGGCTGTCCAAAGCCAGCCGCCAACATCCGCTGTTTATCGCCGAAGCGGTCGCGAGACTGAGCATAGGCCGGCACCATAAACCGTTCTTGGTTGATTTGCACAGTGTTTAGGGAGATAACAAAATGAAGAAAACAAGCAAAATACAACTGGCCGGCGCCATCGCTTTATTGACAGCGGCAAACTTAAGCGCGACGGCATCGGCCGCCGGTATCATCGGCCATCCCGGCCCTCAGCCCAGACCCGGACCATCCATGCAAACGCTTTCGGACGACGGCATGACGACCTACGTCGTGACACCGGAAGGCCACTTCCCAGCAGTCGACCCCTTCGACAATCCGCCCGGCAGTAATTTTCTGCCGACCGTTAACAGCAACATGATCGACTTCAACGGCGATGAAATGCCCAATACCCAGCCTTCCGCCTATGGCACAGGCGACAGCCGTTACCTGTTGCATGACGGCCCGGTATTGACCCAAGCGGTCAACAAGGCGTCACCCAGCGACGACCTGGATGCGGTCATCGATGCGCTGGAGTATGCCGCTGGAAAAAACAAAGTGGATAAGGATGCGGTTCATTTCGGACTCGATATCCTGGAAGGCAACCCCATTGCCGATAGAGCCTACAGCGGCATCCCGGTGCTGCATTACAAAGGCCCGGAAAAAGCCAAAACCGTCATTCCGATCTGCGCGGAACACAACCCTTGTCAGGAAAACGATACCGTCATCGGCGGCAATGTCGATGTCGAAATGATCTTCTTCGATCAACGCATCGAAGCCGATACCGCCTTTGTCGACCCCAGCGCCGTCCAGGATGTGCCCTGGACCATCACCTATCACGTCAACATCCTGCACAATGGCATCGAGGACTTTTCGCCGATGGTGATGTATTTCGACCAGAACCCCGACGGCACGCGCGGCCCCTTTCATGTGTCGATGGACCAAACCTATTTCCCGATGCTGGAGGAAGGCACCCGTTACACCGTCAAGATCAAGGAATCGTTGGGCAAGTATTATAATCTGACCTATATCTGGGGATGGCGCATCCACCCGCCGCGCGTGCAGGTCATCGAGAACGCGACCAAGGCGCCAATGGGCAAAACCCTGGTGCAATGGGAATCTGATGTCTTCGGCGTCAACCCTAGTCTTAATGAGGAGACCAAGTTAGCCGCGATCGCCAAAATCGGCGATATCGCCCCGGCCAAACGGATGTGGAATATATTGAGGATGCTGTCCGATCATAACAAAAAGCAAGCGAAGAAGAAGTCACTGGAGCATATGGTCGCCGACCTCAGGGCCGCCTATCTGGACTGGATGGACCGGACGAAGCTGCCTGCCGGCGTCGAGGCCGATCCAGATGCGACGATCACGCTGCTTTACGCCAACAATACCATTTACGGCAGTCGCCAAGGATTGTCTGGTGAAGGCAGCGGTCAAGGCCCCGCCAGCTTCAAGGGGATTTGTAATGGATGCGCCCATGATTGGACGATACGCCCGTACAACTATAAAGTCACGCTGTTGAATGGCG
Protein-coding sequences here:
- a CDS encoding SCO family protein; translation: MNSRRTFLATAALSVPALAGAASGAGNLANNPAFKDCPRANGGPNAHRFPQVIVQDQHKQKAWFYEQLINNKLVLINFTSVKSEKRYPIIGNLVRVQDMLADRLGDDVNMYTISTDPYHDTPEALQQLAESHGAQWKFLTGQPDDIREILHAFGVHGSINGLTWIGNEKTGRWLSKASRQHPLFIAEAVARLSIGRHHKPFLVDLHSV
- a CDS encoding multicopper oxidase family protein; protein product: MTIKRRQILKAGAAALTTPAIFGGAMLSKTAQAQLCRPTGIRSPGTEPDSPPVTPFTEPLFIPDALSPVNPASLTTPPDPNRHQRFDEFQPIKYYEQRITEGYWNYHSELTQLTPNQSGSLAWMYNGSTPGETLVARYGEPVFVRRYNDLPTADQIQMPIGYPAISTHLHNAHTASESDGYPMDFAEPGQFWDHHYAMMYARNDPNEALASLWYHDHMIDFTATNVYAGLSGMAIFYDHIDSGDENDKHPHALRLPGNMRFGGAPGSANGYDISLILHDVRFDSSGNPAYNVFDTDGHLGDLITVNRKVMPYLNVERRKYRFRIYDGGPSRFYELQLGDGDPFFIISNDGNLLEEPVEATSIVLGPANRQDVIIDFSRYSPGQTVEFFNVMEQINGQGPSGRRLDGPSRMNVMQFRIIDSNVEDNSQIPDFMRKLPPINLNEVVAEREWVFDHDMGLWTVNGSFMDPTIISAAPRQGTAEIWHFRNAGSSWAHPCHVHFEEFQVLEWNGKKPTGVLRSRKDVATLGPNDHAKVFYRFDDFVGRYVIHCHNNVHEDNAMMLRWDITPG